DNA from Salvelinus alpinus chromosome 17, SLU_Salpinus.1, whole genome shotgun sequence:
cacaataagagctcatatgtcatggctcacttgactttacgagaatatacctaatttttattttgagctatgtcatcttcttggagctgggggaggaaagaaaaataatgattaatacatttgtgttacagttagcatacagtgtacattgaaggcatatctcacctccctctcaagtttttttatttcaaggtccagtttcctaattgtcctcttttttatttcggactccagtgcaagattttccatctttttcttcttgtactgaatgtctatgtctgccagttctatttggcgccggaggtggttgccatacaactttctgatagcttgtgagctctgtgaacacaatacaattagcgcagctggaatttggcaggatgtggtgtccttttattaatacgcactatgttgccaggctggttttcccactgtatagcatctgggtcctgtaaaagaaattagattttttgattttgatgaggactcctcaccattgtagagtaaatagtactttcacagtcttaacatgatacctcatgccttctggaatccagagagatggtctcctcctcatcatcgtctctatcatgtgctgttgctgctgcactggggccttcaccctatcacatttaatcggattcatattgaagctagtagacaagacatgccaggcctacagtatgcctttgatggagtactcactggatcagcatcgtctggtgcttgtgctggtggctctaacaggaacacagtgctgccagacactgcaaggcaataggtaaaccaaagtcagacagtccaaattgattcaatatgaatgtggttgtatcccatgtagagatggaaggacataccttgaatgaagcgggtggcatcttgggaggaacctatgctcgtctctttccccccagggatcccctctaagacgggcctgcctttatttagctccaaggccatgtcctctgctggggtaaggtcagcctttggtgacccaccacccgtgccttgtctgtgggtattctttttcactgctaaaacagtacagacaatgtgtgagcaggcaccttctgggtacaatatatgcttgtgctttgttaaatattagtcagggaccataccattctgcagaatgttcttgtatttgattttgacctgctgccatgtccgttttggcccgttcatgtttaatctacacacacacacacacacacacacacatttaatggagtcacactgcaaaaaattacttggtatttttgtcttgttttcagtaaaaatatcaaaaaatgtatcatagctttatacagtgtgatggagttactttacacaatttcactcatatctgcagtgcatttcaattaaaaatttaaccgtttcataattacagtacaactgcatttttggagatgtgaattaaatatttgaattgtaattgtgatgtttcagcgagtgtgtaattgtgcactacttacgcattcaggcggtctgcaatactttgccacgctttttctctttgctttatcactgtggcggtgttgcctttcttcttaattatatcttttacctcctcgtatgcctccatgaggatttgtgcttccgacggggaaaagtacgcggctctagttgccatggtaaatcagttaatctgtgatctgtggcggggtctatttgagtgagccgtgagcgcgcacctatccaggattggtttcacctggcttaatgaatccgtgtctgctcatcctggcttggtctttgtgcaaccaattaagcctggacgcacatgttttggcttcattgagctcagctgagtcatttatcccggatgtcttaattctacttttgtgcaacaggccccaggccTGCTCTGAGTCTGTAGTCTGTACTCTGTGACAGGAGCCCAGCAGGTGTGGCTGGTTAATTCTAAACGCTGTCCTACGGGTCAGAGGGTAACTAGGAGGTATTTTTGTGGGGAATTTACGATCTGAGATGTACACACTGAAGTAGACTCACACTCAATCCCTCTATTAATACCCCTTTTAAATCCTGACAACCTGGCAGATACTACCCTGTCCCTGGGTGAAGAGGTAGGGTATAGCCTATTTGGAATGTGGATATATTATGACGATAATGTATACTGAAAAAATATGAGCGCAAtatttaaagtgttggtcccatgtttcatgagctgaaatagaagatcccagaaatgttccatatgcacaaaaagcttatttctctaaaatgttgtgcacaaatttgtttacatccctgttggtgagcatttcccctttgccaagataatccatccacct
Protein-coding regions in this window:
- the LOC139542496 gene encoding myb/SANT-like DNA-binding domain-containing protein 4 isoform X3 — translated: MATRAAYFSPSEAQILMEAYEEVKDIIKKKGNTATVIKQREKAWQSIADRLNALNMNGPKRTWQQVKIKYKNILQNAVKKNTHRQGTGGGSPKADLTPAEDMALELNKGRPVLEGIPGGKETSIGSSQDATRFIQVSGSTVFLLEPPAQAPDDADPGEGPSAAATAHDRDDDEEETISLDSRRHEDPDAIQWENQPGNISSQAIRKLYGNHLRRQIELADIDIQYKKKKMENLALESEIKKRTIRKLDLEIKKLERELQEDDIAQNKN
- the LOC139542496 gene encoding myb/SANT-like DNA-binding domain-containing protein 4 isoform X2, whose translation is MATRAAYFSPSEAQILMEAYEEVKDIIKKKGNTATVIKQREKAWQSIADRLNALNMNGPKRTWQQVKIKYKNILQNAVKKNTHRQGTGGGSPKADLTPAEDMALELNKGRPVLEGIPGGKETSIGSSQDATRFIQVSGSTVFLLEPPAQAPDDADPGEGPSAAATAHDRDDDEEETISLDSRRHEDPDAIQWENQPGNISSQAIRKLYGNHLRRQIELADIDIQYKKKKMENLALESEIKKRTIRKLDLEIKKLEREVRYAFNVHCMLTVTQMY